The DNA sequence AGCTTGGAGGAGATCAAATTCATATCCCTGAGTGGCCCCAAATTATATGTAATAATTGGCTACATGTCAATCGAGAGAGATGGGATATGAATACGTTTTATcaaattcaagttttctttttcttttttcttttttcttttttttttttttggtacaaaaGTAAAATTCATTACCAACAACACAAATTACAATACAAAGACTCAAAGACAAAAAAGCACAAACAAGCAAAAGTGGACCACCCACACAAACCAAAAAAGAACCCAACCAAAAGTTGAGgctcaaaacaaaaaccaaaaaaaaaaaaaaaaaaaaagctaacaAAACTGAGATTTCCAGTGCGTCTCGACCAGCACAAATCCATCTCCCCAACCAAGCATCTCCTCGTCGATCTCATCATCGAACCCCAATCATCTATTCAAGCACAGCCATGAAGTTAAGAGAACCACCGATCAATGACCACGAGCAACATTGTTAATAAAGGTAGACGGCAAAAAGAAGGTGGTGGTAGCACTGAAGCTCTACTAGTATAcacttatatatatttaaaaggaTAAACCTACTAGTATACCAAAAACTTAATTGAATTTATACATAAGCATATACCAAATattaagaaaatacaaaaaactgcAAGTATGAGAAAGtccaaatatattaaaaaacataaatgatctgaatttttgaaatttttagaatTACTTCGATTCTGAAAATTCTgaaaatttgaatataaataatCCAATTCGATTCCAAAATTTAAAACGAAATTGAAAAGTTATTTCCGGTTCAATCCGTCCAAAAACATCCCTAGGCCTATATCCTTTGATTTATTTACAAGAAGCCAAGATcagataaatattttttttttttttaacaaacagaAAGCAGAAAATGGGTAAACAAATGCTCCTCCTTGAAATATTTCGTGACTAATTCATGAAACTTTGTGTCTATAATCGAAATCGTcaatattataaatcattataTAAAgcttttttctataaaaaatcaataaaatataaaaaaaaatctaaccatgaaactatataaaaatgataaacaaaatATTTCGTGACTAATTCATGAAACTTTGTGTCTATAATCGAAATCGTcaatattataaatcattataTAAAGCTTTtttctacaaaaaatcaataaaatataaaaaaaatctaaccatgaaactatataaaaatgataaacaattttggtaaaagcattacaaaCTGTCAATCTATTTGTTACAAGTTATCactaaacaaccttagttttacttaatttttttttcttttctttttcaaagatgattttttacacaataatatataatacgaattattttgaattataaACACGAAATTATTATGTAAATCGTCTATGGAGTGTTTAGAGTATGAATCCTTCCTCAACCTTGATGAGCTAACCAttattcaaagaaaaatattactctgagaaaaataaaaataaaacagagtTTTGGTACCGTTTTACCCTTTATAATAATTGTTCTTACAAAATCGACCCCTAAGAATTTTAACTGACAAAACCTAAATCACACATATCCACCGTCTCTGACGCTGATCTGCAACTCTCCTTCGCCATATCTCCGGCTGATGTGCAGAAACCCTTCGCTACTCTCCCAACTTTGAATTCATCTCacggtactctctctctctctctctctctctctctctctctctctcacggcACAGAAATATGAAATTTCTTTCAATTGCGCAAGTTAAAAAAGATGAAAGATTTAACGTAATAGCAGATGTGATTGTTCAATGAATATTTAGTTTCCATTAATCAATTTAATTCATATGCATCACTTGAAATCTCAAAGAGAGAGAATTATCGATCGCTTGATTtctgaaacaaaaagaaaaaaagcttcAAACTTGTATTGGACTTCTCTATAAAGCAGTGTTGCTGTTGGTGTTCAATCATCGTATTTTATACTTGGTATTACGTTAATTACCCTAAAAAAATTGACCCAACATGTCGAATTAGGTTCTTTTTATATATCAAGGCTTTCCCTCTTCATACCATATTGCCGATTTCCGCTGTGGATTAGGCTAGTTGGCCAGTACAGTGTGCTCCCTCCATTGAATCTGAGTTCAAATCTCTCTCCTTGtagattagagtagtttaaaaCATAGCCGTACAaaatgttaaaagaaaaaaaaaatggttgacCCTTGTACCAGTTTGTAATCTGGGGAGGATATCATAGAATTCCCGTGCCATAATACGCCTGTAAATGATTTACAATTTCCTAGTAACAACCAAGAAGAAGCCTAAATAAGTGCAAGTGATTAttcaaaatcttttaattgacttaGATTTTTAACCCTTTTAAGCTCTCTGATTTTTACCTTGCTAACTCGAAAGGCGATTAGTGTAGGGAATTAACTCTCTCGTTATATTTTACAGAAATGCCATAGTTCTTTCACTTTATGTACACTGCATATCCAAATTATTGTATGTTAAGGTGGCTGTATGTTTTTTGGGGCAATAGACAACTGTGGAAAGAATTTGGAAATACACTGTCAGTCTTTGTTTTTTCTAGTGTGTAAGATGACTTATGCCATTGCCCTTGCCGTATGGGTCCAATGCCTAACTAGCTCCAAACTCATATGGTTGATGTGTATCCCCCGTTGGGAGGAAACAAAGCATAGGGAGACTAAAGCCACTTATAAATCACATGGTATccaaaatatgtgagaaatacGATTTTCCATATCATTTGAATGAGTCAAGGGACTCTTCTACATTTTGATAAATTTGTGACACCTGATTACCTGTGTTTTCCGAAGATTTTCCATAATCCGAAGATTTTCCTTGTAAGAATTTTTCGTTTGCTTAAAGCCATCAATAAGAACTTTGATGCCCATTATATTCCCATATTGTTATTTTGTAAATTAGAAAACACCtcaattgaagaaagaaaataaaaacccttGTCTATCCACTTGTCCTGTTCTAAATGATTCTTAGTTGTGAAATTCCTATGGAATTACGAAGTAAGTTAAGTTTTTCTCTGAAGTGTTGAGTTTTAACTattaaggcctcgtttggcacacCGTATAAAGCACCGGATAGTACTAATTATACGGAGTCCGTTCGTATTAAATAGCCATCGGATTAAATAATCCGATCCACCTATTTTATCCGGTGACTACCCGCTTCCTTATACTCTCCAAAACCACGGGACAATTTAGTCGGggctctctccctccctctgttcttcttcttcgtttcccctttctctcttcttcttcccagcCGCTCTCTCTGCTTACAAAAACCAACCACACTCCCTCCATTTTCCCAATCAAAACTCCCCAAAATTCCAAGTAGCTTCCAAGAAACCAAAGAATCCCACAAATCCCAAAACCCAATTCCTCCGCCAGCCACCatgaaccaccaccaccagcaaGTTCCATCCAACCACCCAGAACAAGACTCTTCTCTCCCTGCATCTTCTTCTGGCTACTGCAGGATCTCCCTCCCTCCTCTCCGCAGCTGCATCTTTCTCCGCCGTTGCATCTCTCTCAACTTCCTCCACCGCAGACTCTTCGATTCTCTCCCTACATCTTCTTCTGGCTATTGTAGGAGTTCCCTCCCTCTTCTCCGCCGCTGCATCTCTCTCTGTTTCCTCCACTGCAGACTCTTCGGCGCTCCGTCTCGGAtctcaacaaacaaagaaacaaagatttgtcaattttttttcttcccctttcttATCCGTTCAgtaccaaacacagtataaataatacggttattagtccgatactgcaccaaacgcccgattaatttagtcagtactatccggtggctatttatcctatccgacagaaatagtcagtatagtccgagctgccaaacaAGGCCTAAGTGTGATGTTATCAAGGGCTTAAATTTGAAAAGCCCTATCCCTTTTTTTGGGGTTTATATCTCTATTCGTATTTTGAGAATACACTATTTCATGTGAAGTTAAGCTAAccttatttatgttgtttcttaATGTCTCTGTATTGGAACTTATTTGGCAGTTTCCAATCAGGCCTTTGATTTCTCGTGTGCATTTTTATCAGATACAGTTGTACGCTATGCTTTAACGTTTTAAGCTTGTAGGaattctttcctctttttttgtAGATCCTTTCGTGTTCATTTCTCATCCCAAACTACTGCTGATACCGATACAGTGGTATAAATAAAAATGGAGCTGACCACCATTAAAGATGCATTTGATCGTGttacaaagaaacaaaagctGTCAAGCTCTAAAGCTCAAGAAGTGTTCGATCTGATCGACAAAGAAATCAAGCAGACATTACAGAAGCTACAATCATCGAATGATCGTGAATCTCAGATTGATTGTAAGTCTGCTCTTGCTGAACTTAAAGCCAAGTTAAAAGATATAGCTCCACTCAGTCAGTTGGAAAGCACACAGAAGGAACTGAACCTAGCACTTAGCAAGTATCCAAAGATTCTGGAGAAATCCTGCATTCCTGATATATCCAAGGCTTATAGAAACATTGACTTTGATACCCACACAGTGAATGAGATAATTGGCAGCCATTTCTATCGGCAGGGCCTATTCGAAGTTGGTGACTGTTTTATAAATGAGACTGAGGAATCAGAATCTGCAGCCGTTATGAAATCTCAGTTTCAGGAATTGTTTGGGATAGTTGAAGCAATGAAACATCGGAATCTAGAGCCAGCACTGAACTGGGCCGTGACCAACTCTGATAAACTCAAACCAAATGGATCAGACCTATTACTGAAACTTCACAGTCTGCAATTTGTCGAAATAGTGCAAAACGGAAATAGAGATGGGGCTCTCCAGTATTCAAAAACTTGTCTTGCTCCCTTTGCTTCTGACCATATGGCTGAAATACAAAAGCTCATGGGGGGTCTTCTGTGGGCTGGAAGGCTTGAGCACTCCCCATACTCTCACTTATTATCACCAGCCAATTGGGACAAAGTGACGGGGGAGCTAACCAGGCAGTTCTGCAATATTCTGGGTCAGTCTTACAAGAGCCCATTGAGTGTGACAATGGAGGCAGGGATTCAGGGTTTGCCACCTCTTCTCAAGTTTATGAATGTAATGGCAGGAAAGAGACAGGAATGGCAGTCTATGAAGCAGTTACCTTTACCAGTGGAGTTAGACCGTGAGTTTCATTTCCATTCTATTTTTGTGTGTCCAGTATCAAAGGAACAATCAACAGAAGAAAATCCGCCTATGTTGATGTCATGTGGACATGTGCTCTGCAAGCAGTCGATTACGAAGATGTCAAAAAACGGTACAAAATCTTTCAAGTGTCCATACTGTCCTTCCGACGTCAATTCCGTTCAGTGTAGGCCGCTTGTTTTCTGATGCATCTGCAAAAGGAACTAGTTGCAACCGTGTTTCTCCCCACACTGGGTTCAGCTTGTAGAAACTAGTCATGCTGTGTTGTGTAGTTACGATATGTTGTTATGGTGCCGTGTCAAAAGTGTCAAAAACCGGTTTGTTTGGTTTGTTGATGCATTTGTTGTAAACAGAAAATTCCTTTTACTGGCCGGCGGTTAAAGAACTCCACTTCCCCTGGGGCTAATTTGAATGCATCATGATCTGGACCCCAAGACAAGGACATGCTGCCTCATCCGTCTGAGTAAGTTATACTGCTCCTGCTGTCTTCTGCTGGGTCATGTAAACTCTAATGTGCTCCTCAGGCTTTGGGGCCTAAGTGTTGACCCGATATTACAAAGCTGCATCATTTGGGTCATGTAAACTATAATGAGGAATATTATCAGACCGGTGTTCTAAAtggcgcatatatatatatatatatatattaaaaaaggaTAAACCTACTAGTATACCAAAAAGTTAATTGAATTTATACACAAGTATGTACTAAATATTAAGAAAATACAAgaattttcttgcatttatgagGAAGTTCAAAGAAATatcaaaaaatataaatgatgtgaatttttaaaatttttagaattACTCCGATTCTGAAAATCCGATCCCgttccaaaattttgaaatgagaaTTGAAAGTGTTATTTCCGGTTCGATCCGTCCAAAAACACCCCTAGGCTTATAtcctttgatttattttcaagttACCAAGatgaaacaaataatttttttttttttaacagacaaaaagcagaaaaagggtaaacaaaagaaaaaggaattaacTTGGCGTTCCTCCTTGAAATATTTCGTGAGTGATTTACAAAACTTTGTGTCTATGATCGAAACCGTTAATATTATAAAGCATTATGTAAAgcttttattatcaataaaatcTTAAAAATTTACCCATTGAACTATATACAAACAATTGGACGAATTCGATAAAAGCATTACAAAAcatctgtgacatcccacatcgtccaagggagtgatcattatatgtatattctcatctctacctagtatgAGGCcatttgggagttcactggcttcgggttccgtaggaactccgaagttaagcgagaagggggttagagtaatcccataatgggtgacctactgggaaattactcgtgagttcccaaaaacaaaaccgtgagggaatggtaagcccaaagcggacaatatcgtgctaccgTGGTGGAGCAGGGttaggaagtgatccgccccaggccgggatgtgacaatttggtattagagcctaaccctggtcgcgtgtgtgccgacgaggacatcggacccctaaggagggtggattgtgacatcccacatcgcccaggggagtgatccttatatgtatattctcatctctacctagcacgaggccttttgggagctcactggcttcgagttctatgggaactccgaagttaagcgagtagcgcgtgatagcattcccaggatgggtgacccatcgggaaattctcgtgtgagttcccaaaaacaaaaccgtgagggcgtggtcgaggcaatatcatgctacggtagagtctggcccggaaagtggtcccgccctgactaggatgtgacaatttggtatcaaagcctaaccctggtcgcgtgtgtgccgatgaggacgtcgggcccctaagggggtggattgtgacatcccacatcgcccaggggagtgatccttatatttatattctcatctctatctagcacgaggacttttgggagctcactggcttcgggttccatggaaactctgaagttaagcgagtagcgcgcgagagcattcctaagatgggtgacccatcgggaagttctcgtgtgagttcccaaaaacaaaaccgtgagggtgtggtcggggtccaaagtggacaatatcgtgctgcgGTAGAATCGGGCCCAGTAAGTGGTCCCGCCCAGGGCGAGATGTGACAacgtttatttatttgttataatttattgactaAACGACTTTAGCtttacttgatttttttttttctttttgcagagatgatctttttgttcttttcttttttacaataatatataatatgaattgttttggattataaacacgaaattcTATTAATCGACCATGAAGTGTTTAGAGTAGAAAATATTATCCggggaaaaataaaaataaaacagagtTTTGGTAGCGTGTTACCCTTTACAATCATTGAtcttacaaaatcaagcccTAGAACTTTAACTGACAAAACCTAAATCACACATATTCGCCATCTCTTTCTCCGATCTGCAACTCTCTTTTGCCATCTCCGGCTGCTGTGCAGAAACCCTTCGCTACTACTCTCCCAACTTTGAATTCATCTCaaggtatctctctctctctctctctctctctctctctctctctctctcacggcACAGAAATATGAAATTTCTTTCAATTGTGCAAGTTAGAAAAGATGAAAGATTGAAGGTAATAGCAGATGTGATTGTTCAATGAATCTTTAGTTTGCGTTGATCAGTTTAATTCATATGCATCACTTGAAATCTCAAAGAGAGGGAATTATCGATCGCTTGATTtctgaaataaaaagaaaaaacaaatcttGAAGCTTGTATTGGACTTCTCTATATAGCAGTTTAGCTGTTCAATCATCGTAATACTTAGTGTTATGTTaattaccctaaaaaaaattgaccCAGCATGTCGAATTTTTCGGTTCTTTTAGTATGTCAAGGCTTTCCCTTTTCATACCATATTGCTGATTTCCGCTGCGAATTAGGCTAGTTGGCAAGTACAGTGTGCTCCCTCCATTGAATCTGAGTTCAAATCTCTCTCCCTGTAGATTGGAGTAGTTTAAAACATAActgtataaaatattaaaataaaaaaatggttgaCCCTTGAACCAGTTTGTAATCTGGGAAGGATATCTAGTATTCTCGTGCCATAATACGTCTGTAAATGATTTACAATTTCCCAGTAACAACCAAGAAGAAGTTTGATTAAGTGCAAGTGTTTAATTCTAGTCTTTTAACTGACTTAAATTTTTCACCTGTTTTACGCTCTCTGATTTTTACCTGGCTAATGCGAAAGGCGATTAGTGTAGGGAATTAACTCTCACATTATATTTTGCACAAATACCATACTTCTTTCACTTTATGTACACTGCATATCCAAATTATTGTATGTTAAGGTGGCTGTCTGTTTTTGGGGGCAATAGACAAATGTGGAAAGAATTTGGAAATGCACCGTCAATCTTTGTTTGTTCTAGTGTGTAAGATGACTTCGCCATAGCTCTTGCTGCACGGGTCCAATGCCTAACTAGCTCCAAACTCATATGGTTGATCTGTATCTCCCGTTGGGAGGAAATAAAGCATAGGGAGACTAAAGCCACTTATAAATCACATGGTATccaaaatatgtgagaaatacAATTTTCCATAT is a window from the Pyrus communis chromosome 16, drPyrComm1.1, whole genome shotgun sequence genome containing:
- the LOC137721504 gene encoding protein RMD5 homolog; amino-acid sequence: MELTTIKDAFDRVTKKQKLSSSKAQEVFDLIDKEIKQTLQKLQSSNDRESQIDCKSALAELKAKLKDIAPLSQLESTQKELNLALSKYPKILEKSCIPDISKAYRNIDFDTHTVNEIIGSHFYRQGLFEVGDCFINETEESESAAVMKSQFQELFGIVEAMKHRNLEPALNWAVTNSDKLKPNGSDLLLKLHSLQFVEIVQNGNRDGALQYSKTCLAPFASDHMAEIQKLMGGLLWAGRLEHSPYSHLLSPANWDKVTGELTRQFCNILGQSYKSPLSVTMEAGIQGLPPLLKFMNVMAGKRQEWQSMKQLPLPVELDREFHFHSIFVCPVSKEQSTEENPPMLMSCGHVLCKQSITKMSKNGTKSFKCPYCPSDVNSVQCRPLVF